One genomic window of Erinaceus europaeus chromosome 7, mEriEur2.1, whole genome shotgun sequence includes the following:
- the LOC132539513 gene encoding keratin, type II cuticular Hb1 — protein sequence MTCGSGFYGRAFSCASACGPRPGRCCISAAPYSGISCYRGLTGGFGSRSICGGFRSGSCGRTFGYRSGGVCGPSPPCITSVSVNESLLTPLNLEIDPNAQCVKQEEKEQIKCLNSKFAAFIDKVRFLEQQNKLLETKWQFYQNRQCCESNLEPLFSGYIETLRREAECVEADSGRLAAELNHVQEVLEGYKKKYEEEVALRAAAENEFVILKKDVDCAYLRKSDLEANVEALTQEIDFLRRLYEEEIRVLHAHISDTSVVVKMDNSRDLNMDCVIAEIKAQYDDIANRSRTEAESWYRSKCEEMKATVIRHGETLRRTKEEINELNRMIQRLTAEVENAKCQNTKLEAAVTQSEQQGEAALADARCKLAGLEEALQKAKQDMACLLKEYQEVMNSKLGLDIEIATYRRLLEGEEQRLCEGVGSVNVCVSSSRGGVVCGDLCVSGSRPVTGSACSAPCSDNLAVSTGLCAPCGPCNSITSSGLGTGGVGSCGISSCGVGSYVSSGRKC from the exons ATGACCTGTGGATCAGGATTCTATGGCCGCGCCTTCAGCTGCGCCTCAGCCTGCGGGCCCCGGCCAGGCCGCTGCTGCATCTCCGCTGCCCCCTACAGTGGTATCTCCTGCTACAGAGGCCTCACCGGGGGATTTGGAAGCCGCAGCATCTGTGGGGGCTTCCGCTCCGGCTCCTGTGGCCGCACCTTTGGATACCGCTCTGGGGGCGTGTGTGGACCCAGCCCTCCCTGCATCACCTCCGTGTCAGTCAACGAGAGCCTCCTCACACCCCTCAACCTGGAGATCGACCCCAACGCCCAGTGTGTgaaacaggaggagaaggagcagatcAAGTGTCTCAACAGCAAGTTTGCGGCCTTCATTGACAAG GTGCGCTTCCTGGAGCAGCAGAACAAGCTGCTGGAGACCAAGTGGCAGTTCTACCAGAACCGCCAGTGCTGTGAGAGCAACCTGGAGCCGCTGTTCAGTGGCTACATCGAGACGCTGAGGCGGGAGGCCGAGTGTGTGGAGGCCGACAGCGGGAGGCTGGCTGCGGAGCTCAACCATGTGCAGGAGGTGCTGGAGGGCTACAAGAAGAA GTACGAAGAGGAAGTTGCTCTGAGAGCAGCAGCTGAAAATGAGTTTGTGATTTTGAAGAAA GATGTGGACTGTGCTTACCTGCGCAAGTCAGACCTGGAGGCCAACGTGGAGGCCCTGACCCAGGAGATCGACTTCCTGCGGCGCCTGTATGAGGAG gagaTCCGTGTGCTCCATGCCCACATCTCAGACACCTCGGTTGTGGTCAAGATGGACAACAGCCGGGACCTGAACATGGACTGTGTCATTGCTGAGATCAAGGCTCAGTACGACGACATTGCCAACCGCAGCCGGACTGAGGCTGAGAGCTGGTACCGCAGCAAG tgtGAGGAGATGAAGGCCACAGTCATCAGGCACGGGGAGACCCTGCGGCGCACCAAGGAGGAGATCAATGAGCTGAACCGCATGATCCAGAGGCTGACAGCCGAGGTGGAGAACGCCAAGTGCCAG AACACCAAGCTGGAGGCCGCGGTGACGCAGTCTGAGCAGCAGGGCGAGGCCGCCCTGGCCGATGCCCGCTGCAAGCTGGCAGGGCTGGAGGAGGCCCTGCAGAAGGCCAAGCAGGACATGGCCTGCCTGCTCAAGGAGTACCAGGAGGTGATGAACTCCAAGCTGGGCCTGGACATCGAGATCGCCACCTACCGGCGCCTGCTGGAGGGCGAGGAGCAGAG GTTGTGTGAAGGTGTTGGCTCCGTGAATGTCT GTGTCAGCAGTTCCCGGGGCGGAGTCGTCTGTGGCGACCTCTGCGTGTCTGGCTCCAGGCCTGTGACAGGTAGTGCCTGCAGCGCCCCCTGCAGTGATAACCTGGCGGTGAGCACAGGCTTGTGCGCCCCCTGCGGCCCCTGCAATTCCATCACGTCTTCTGGCCTGGGCACTGGCGGTGTGGGCTCCTGTGGCATCAGCTCCTGTGGCGTGGGCTCCTATGTCAGCAGCGGCCGCAAATGTTAG
- the LOC103109202 gene encoding keratin, type II cuticular Hb6, translated as MTCGSYCGRAFSCASACGPRPGRCCISAAPYRGISCYRGLTGGFGSRSICGGFRSGSCGRTFGYRSGGVCGPSPPCITSVSVNESLLTPLNLEIDPNAQCVKQEEKEQIKCLNSKFAAFIDKVRFLEQQNKLLETKWQFYQNRQCCESNLEPLFSGYIETLRREAECVEADSGRLAAELNHVQEVLEGYKKKYEEEVSLRATAENEFVVLKKDVDCAYLRKSDLEANVEALTQEIDFLRRLYEEEIRVLHSHISDTSVVVKMDNSRDLNMDCVIAEIKAQYDDIANRSRTEAESWYRSKCEEMKATVIRHGETLRRTKEEINELNRMIQRLTAEVENAKCQNTKLEAAVTQSEQQGEAALADARCKLAGLEEALQKAKQDMACLLKEYQEVMNSKLGLDIEIATYRRLLEGEEQRLCEGVGSVNVCVSSSRGGVVCGDLCASGSAPAVATNVCSAPCSGNVVANTACAPCGGCKRC; from the exons ATGACCTGTGGATCTTACTGTGGCCGCGCCTTCAGCTGTGCCTCAGCCTGCGGGCCCCGGCCAGGCCGCTGCTGCATCTCCGCCGCCCCCTACCGTGGTATCTCCTGCTACAGAGGCCTCACCGGGGGATTTGGAAGCCGCAGCATCTGTGGGGGCTTCCGCTCCGGCTCCTGTGGCCGCACCTTTGGATACCGCTCTGGGGGCGTGTGTGGACCCAGCCCTCCCTGCATCACCTCCGTGTCAGTCAACGAGAGCCTCCTCACACCCCTCAACCTGGAGATCGACCCCAACGCCCAGTGTGtgaagcaggaggagaaggagcagatcAAGTGTCTCAACAGCAAGTTTGCGGCCTTCATTGACAAG GTGCGCTTCCTGGAGCAGCAGAACAAGCTGCTGGAGACCAAGTGGCAGTTCTACCAGAACCGCCAGTGCTGTGAGAGCAACCTGGAGCCGCTGTTCAGTGGCTACATTGAGACGCTGAGGCGGGAGGCCGAGTGTGTGGAGGCTGACAGCGGGAGGCTGGCTGCGGAGCTCAACCATGTGCAGGAGGTGCTGGAGGGCTACAAGAAGAA GTATGAGGAGGAAGTTTCTCTGAGAGCAACAGCAGAGAATGAGTTTGTGGTTTTGAAGAAG GATGTGGACTGCGCTTACCTGCGCAAGTCAGACCTGGAGGCCAACGTGGAGGCCCTGACCCAGGAGATCGACTTCCTGAGGCGCCTGTATGAGGAG gAAATCCGCGTGCTCCACTCCCACATCTCAGACACCTCAGTTGTGGTCAAGATGGACAACAGCCGGGACCTGAACATGGACTGTGTCATTGCTGAGATCAAGGCTCAGTACGACGACATTGCCAACCGCAGCCGGACTGAGGCTGAGAGCTGGTACCGCAGCAAG tGTGAGGAGATGAAGGCCACGGTCATCAGGCACGGGGAGACCCTGCGGCGCACCAAGGAGGAGATCAATGAGCTGAACCGCATGATCCAGAGGCTGACGGCCGAGGTGGAGAACGCCAAGTGCCAG AACACCAAGCTGGAGGCCGCGGTGACCCAGTCTGAGCAGCAGGGCGAGGCTGCCCTGGCCGATGCCCGCTGCAAGCTGGCCGGGCTGGAGGAGGCCCTGCAGAAGGCCAAGCAGGACATGGCCTGCCTGCTCAAGGAGTACCAGGAGGTGATGAACTCCAAGCTGGGCCTGGACATCGAGATCGCCACCTACCGGCGCCTGCTGGAGGGCGAGGAGCAGAG GCTGTGTGAGGGTGTTGGCTCCGTGAATGTCT GTGTCAGCAGCTCCCGCGGTGGCGTGGTCTGTGGAGATCTCTGCGCCTCCGGTTCTGCCCCTGCTGTGGCCACCAACGTCTGCAGCGCCCCCTGCAGCGGCAACGTGGTGGCCAACACCGCCTGCGCCCCCTGCGGCGGCTGCAAGAGGTGCTAG